A region from the Drosophila bipectinata strain 14024-0381.07 chromosome 3R, DbipHiC1v2, whole genome shotgun sequence genome encodes:
- the LOC108126535 gene encoding uncharacterized protein isoform X2, producing the protein MSQRNHRVDRFAQMTKQEEIIAKKRQEILEKQKTAQLAKAVAAAQNLAAQLKTETPVGKPASTESESLNQDEQPQNSPALDASVEEGANAPEAVTSETSGKGKPDEAVATKPLNSFTGKTGKITFGLKRQQLPQPSVEQPPPKVKNTFCNDGSFLENFKKILEKHEKPQPPVIVAPVPVPSTEESTSAVPETQTTEEQPPPQLEAMVAISSAAGMVTPITVTSSAPTHLTFGLPVQTVQPPPPPPFAFNPALLSQGPPQMQLPTFFHGHLPMQLHPAPPPPPPPPQLPLALANMGPIYMQLATTPVEALQLNAIPAPKEFDLNAIPKPQINLEAIQMPTITGHSAEQLGLLTDHVSSHPPPPPPPMQEEVDVTQQQPPPVMTQQPPQPQNQLASAAAPPQGFFMIRTASSIEAIALNSLTTSGSGLSASDRGTISS; encoded by the exons ATGTCACAGCGAAATCACAGAGTAGACCGCTTTGCGCAGATGACAAAGCAGGAGGAGATCATTGCCAAGAAGAGGCAAGAGATACTCGAGAAGCAGAAAACTGCGCAACTGGCAAAAGCGGTGGCCGCTGCCCAGAACTTGGCAGCCCAGTTGAAAACAGAGACGCCAGTGGGTAAACCCGCTTCCACCGAATCAGAATCTCTGAACCAAGATGAGCAGCCACAGAACTCCCCAGCCTTAGATGCCTCAGTGGAGGAGGGGGCAAATGCCCCTGAAGCCGTCACCTCTGAAACATCAGGAAAGGGAAAGCCAGACGAGGCAGTAGCCACAAAGCCATTGAATAGTTTCACTGGTAAGACTGGAAAGATCACATTTGGCCTTAAGCGGCAACAGTTGCCTCAGCCCAGTGTGGAACAGCCGCCTCCAAAAGTAAAGAATACTTTTTGTAACGATGGTTCCTTTTTGGAAAACTTTAAGAAGATCCTAGAAAAGCATGAAAAGCCTCAGCCTCCCGTTATCGTAGCTCCAGTACCAGTCCCTAG CACTGAGGAAAGCACGTCTGCAGTGCCTGAGACACAAACGACAGAGGAGCAACCACCCCCACAATTGGAAGCTATGGTCGCGATTAGCTCAGCAGCTGGCATGGTCACTCCCATTACAGTGACCAGCTCAGCTCCCACACATTTGACGTTTGGATTGCCCGTGCAAACGGTCCaaccgccgccaccgcctccgTTCGCTTTCAACCCCGCTCTATTATCGCAGGGACCACCGCAAATGCAGCTTCCGACCTTTTTCCATGGCCATCTGCCCATGCAATTGCATCCAGCGCCTCCACCACCTCCACCGCCACCACAACTTCCACTTGCGTTGGCCAACATGGGACCAATCTACATGCAACTAGCCACAACACCAGTAGAGGCGTTGCAGCTGAATGCGATTCCAGCGCCCAAAGAGTTCGACTTAAATGCTATACCAAAGCCGCAGATTAACCTGGAGGCTATTCAGATGCCTACTATAACCGGTCACTCGGCGGAGCAGCTAGGTCTGCTGACAGATCATGTAAGCTCGCAtccaccaccgccgccaccacctATGCAGGAGGAAGTGGACGtgacacaacaacaaccaccaccgGTGATGACGCAGCAGCCGCCTCAGCCTCAGAACCAACTTGCCTCAGCAGCCGCCCCGCCTCAAG